In one window of Serinus canaria isolate serCan28SL12 chromosome 18, serCan2020, whole genome shotgun sequence DNA:
- the CYGB gene encoding cytoglobin, whose product MEKVQGEMEIERWERSEEISDAEKKVIQDIWSRVYANCEDVGVSILIRFFVNFPSAKQYFSQFKHMEDPLEMERSLQLRKHARRVMGAINTVVENLNDSEKVSSVLALVGKAHALKHKVEPIYFKKLTGVMLEVIAEEYPNDFTPEAHGAWTKMKTLIYTHVTAAYKEVGWAQYPTATL is encoded by the exons ATGGAGAAAGTCCAGGGAGAAATGGAGATTGAGAGATGGGAAAGAAGTGAAGAAATTTCAGACGCAGAAAAAAAGGTTATTCAAGACATATGGAGCAGAGTATATGCAAACTGCGAGGACGTTGGGGTCTCCATACTCAtcag GTTTTTTGTGAACTTCCCCTCGGCCAAGCAGTACTTCAGCCAGTTCAAGCACATGGAGGACCCtctggagatggagaggagcCTGCAGCTGCGCAAGCACGCCCGGAGGGTCATGGGGGCCATCAACACTGTGGTGGAGAACCTCAATGACTCTGAAAAGGTCTCCTCTGTCCTGGCCCTGGTGGGCAAGGCCCATGCCCTCAAGCACAAAGTGGAGCCCATCTACTTTAAG AAGCTCACTGGTGTCATGCTGGAGGTGATTGCTGAGGAATACCCCAACGACTTCACCCCGGAGGCACACGGAGCCTGGACCAAGATGAAGACCCTCATCTACACCCATGTGACAGCGGCCTACAAGGAGGTGGGCTGGGCTCAGTACCCCACTGCCACCCTGTGA